A DNA window from Vigna unguiculata cultivar IT97K-499-35 chromosome 10, ASM411807v1, whole genome shotgun sequence contains the following coding sequences:
- the LOC114166913 gene encoding uncharacterized protein LOC114166913 isoform X2, which yields MKKISTKKKMSTNKSSTWGHVVTPAGHHQSHSGTLKVRISSTSQPPIAPQCNSQPPHQSFPVSEPTIPTTSHSYSENEEEENEETELQVDEQRPATRKRAWFVNVIDDQGKRITKQLRTNDVWHLPPSERIVVQWNNEGQPIADGGALLNRFLGSIARNSNSLPISYSSWKKIPKDYKEDVVKNTIQAKFDVHSDVHISHILKSLNIKWRDHRQELWQLRNDGTRTRDELITMVPAGIDRDHWASFVDYRLNSKTKEHALKNKDNRAKQTIAHTCGSKSIARKRDEMEKECGHKVSRGEVWIATQG from the exons atgaagaaaatatcAACCAAGAAGAAAATGTCAACCAATAAATCTTCTACATGGGGACATGTAGTTACACCTGCAGGTCATCATCAATCTCATTCAG GAACCTTGAAAGTGAGGATATCTTCAACTAGCCAACCCCCAATTGCACCTCAATGTAATTCTCAGCCACCACATCAATCTTTTCCTGTATCTGAACCAACAATACCAACTACATCACATTCATATTCTGAaaatgaagaggaagaaaatgaGGAGACTGAGTTGCAAGTAGATGAACAAAGGCCTGCAACCCGAAAAAGAGCATGGTTTGTTAATGTCATTG ATGATCAAGGAAAGAGAATTACAAAACAACTACGAACCAATGATGTGTGGCATTTACCTCCTAGTGAAAGGATTGTTGTGCAGTGGAATAATGAGGGTCAACCAATTGCAGATGGTGGAGCATTATTGAATAGGTTCTTGGGTAGCATTGCAAGAAACTCTAATTCTCTTCCTATTAGTTATTCTAGTTGGAAGAAGATTCCTAAAGATTATAAAGAAGACGTAGTTAAGAATACTATTCAG gCTAAGTTTGATGTCCATTCTGATGTTCATATAAGCCACATCCTCAAATCACTTAACATAAAGTGGAGAGACCACCGACAGGAATTGTGGCAACTTAGAAATGATGGAACACGTACTAGAGATGAATTGATCACAATGGTTCCAGCAGGAATAGATAGAGATCATTGGGCTTCTTTTGTGGATTATCGactaaattcaaaaacaaag GAGCATGCtctgaaaaataaagataataggGCAAAGCAAACCATTGCTCACACATGTGGATCTAAGAGCATTGCAAGGAAAAGAGATGAAATG gaaaaagaGTGTGGCCACAAGGTTAGTAGAGGAGAGGTATGGATAGCAACACAAGGTTAA
- the LOC114166457 gene encoding receptor-like protein 7 encodes MRTVLVSPVLAMPLFWLCLCHNLFPVSGLCSDDQRSLLLQLKNNLTFTFQRSTKLKSWDPSNDCCRWIGVSCDKKGHVTALDLSGESITGGIDDSSSLFSLQYLQKLNLAENDFYSVIPSAFNRLENLTYLNLSYAGFVGQIPIEISQMTRLVTLDLSCFSFLTGHALKLENPNLRKLVQNLTSIRQLYLDGVSISAAGHEWSSALMSLHDLQEVRMSYCNLSGPLDPSLASLENLSVIFLDANNLSSEVPETFANLKFLTILSLSSCQLTGTFPQNIFNIVTLSIVDVSFNNNLQGFFPDFPPGSLQTLRVSNTSFSGAFPNSIGNMRNLTELDFSYCRFNGTLPNSLSNLTELIYLDLSYNNFTGRIPSFDMAKKLAYLDLSNNGLSGALLSSSHFEGQNNLVSINLRYNSISGIIPSTLFTLPQLQKIMLSHNHFGQLDEFTNVSSSKLIILDLSSNNLSGSFPSSICQLSRLSILILSSNKLNGTMHLNKLWDLRNLTTLDLSNNNLSVDVNVANTDPSYFPYIKSLRLASCNLKTFPGFLRNHSTIVSLDLSDNHIQGMVPNWIWKLQNLERLNISHNLLTHLEGPLKNLPSKLVGLDLHHNKIQGPLPVIPENALYLDFSSNKFNSVIPQDIGNYLPFTFFLSLSNNTLSGSIPDSLCNATYLQVLDLSNNNISGTIPSCLMAMNKNLGVLNLRKNILTGSVPNMFSAACSLRTLDLHNNKLDGKIPNSLSNCTSLEVLDLGNNKIMDLFPCLLKNISTLRVLVLRNNNFHGHIGCPKTTGTWHMLQIVDLAINNFTGKLPGNSFRRWEAMMSDENQAESKVKHIQYQFLQYGNQIYYRDSVTVTIKGQRMDLIKILTAFTSIDFSSNHFEGEIPNELFDFKSLFALNLSNNAFSGQIPQSIRNMKELESLDLSNNSLGGNIPTELGTLFFLSVLNLSFNDLVGKIPTGTQLQSFPASSFQGNDGLYGPPLTKELDPRQPRVVQEHETLVSTIEWNFISVEVGLIFGHGMIFGPLSFWKQWRIWYWKLINKILCWIFPQLYFEYATKRGQTYATLRWQH; translated from the coding sequence ATGAGAACTGTGCTAGTCTCACCAGTTCTGGCGATGCCATTGTTTTGGCTGTGCCTCTGTCACAACCTCTTTCCGGTTTCTGGCCTTTGTTCTGATGATCAGAGGTCATTGCTGCTCCAACTCAAGAACAACCTCACTTTCACCTTTCAAAGGAGCACCAAACTGAAGTCATGGGATCCAAGTAATGATTGCTGCAGATGGATAGGGGTATCTTGTGACAAGAAGGGACATGTTACTGCTCTTGACCTCAGTGGAGAATCAATCACTGGTGGTATTGACGATTCAAGCAGCCTTTTCAGTCTTCAATATCTCCAAAAATTGAATTTGGCTGAAAATGATTTCTACTCTGTCATTCCCTCTGCATTCAATAGATTGGAAAATTTGACTTATCTCAATTTGTCATATGCGGGCTTTGTGGGTCAGATTCCAATAGAGATTTCTCAAATGACAAGGTTGGTTACTCTTGATCtctcttgtttttcctttttaactGGGCATGCACTGAAGCTTGAGAACCCAAATCTAAGAAAGCTTGTCCAAAATCTCACAAGTATTAGGCAACTGTATTTAGATGGTGTAAGTATATCAGCTGCAGGACATGAATGGTCTAGTGCCTTGATGTCACTACATGACCTGCAAGAAGTTCGCATGTCATACTGCAATCTCTCAGGACCCCTGGATCCTTCCCTGGCAAGCCTTGAGAATCTCTCAGTCATTTTTCTTGATGCCAACAATTTATCTTCCGAAGTTCCAGAAACATTTGCCAATTTGAAATTTCTGACCATCCTAAGTCTTTCTTCTTGTCAGTTGACTGGAACATTTCCACAGAACATCTTCAACATTGTAACATTGTCAATTGTTGACGTGTCTTTCAACAACAATCTCCAAGGTTTCTTTCCAGACTTCCCACCCGGATCCCTTCAGACCTTAAGAGTAAGTAACACAAGCTTCTCTGGAGCATTTCCAAACTCTATTGGGAACATGAGGAACTTAACTGAATTGGATTTTTCTTATTGTCGATTTAACGGAACGCTTCCCAATTCATTGTCAAACCTCACAGAACTCATTTACCTAGACTTGTCATATAACAACTTCACAGGTCgaattccatcatttgacatgGCCAAAAAGCTTGCCTACTTAGACCTTTCTAATAATGGTTTGAGTGGTGCACTTTTATCATCTTCTCACTTTGAAGGACAGAACAATCTTGTTAGCATTAACCTGCGATATAACTCGATTAGTGGGATCATTCCTTCAACCCTTTTTACACTCCCACAGCTGCAAAAAATTATGCTTTCCCATAATCACTTTGGTCAACTAGATGAGTTCACCAATGTGTCTTCTTCTAAATTAATAATCCTCGACCTAAGTAGCAATAATCTATCAGGGTCTTTTCCATCATCCATATGCCAACTCAGTAGACTCTCTATCCTCATACTTTCTTCAAACAAGTTAAATGGGACAATGCATCTAAATAAGCTTTGGGATCTTAGAAATTTAACTACACTTGATCTTTCAAACAACAACTTATCAGTCGATGTGAATGTTGCAAATACTGACCCATCTTACTTTCCCTACATAAAAAGTCTAAGGTTGGCATCCTGCAACTTGAAAACATTCCCTGGTTTCTTGAGAAATCACTCCACAATAGTTTCTCTAGATCTTTCGGATAACCATATCCAAGGAATGGTGCCCAACTGGATTTGGAAACTACAGAATCTTGAAAGGCTTAATATTTCTCATAATTTGTTGACTCATTTGGAAGGACCTTTGAAGAATTTACCTTCCAAGTTGGTTGGCCTTGATcttcatcataataaaattcaagGGCCATTACCTGTTATTCCTGAAAATGCGCTCTATTTGGATTTCTCAAGCAACAAATTTAACTCTGTTATCCCACAAGACATTGGTAATTACCTGCCTTTcacattttttctctctctctcaaacAATACTTTGAGTGGCAGTATCCCTGATTCCCTCTGCAATGCTACATATCTTCAAGTGCTTGATCTttccaataataatatttctggAACAATTCCCTCATGTTTAATGGCAATGAATAAGAACCTTGGGGTATTAAATCTGAGAAAGAACATACTCACGGGCTCTGTCCCAAATATGTTTTCAGCTGCTTGTTCTCTAAGGACTCTAGATCTTCATAACAACAAATTAGATGGAAAGATTCCAAATTCTCTTTCAAATTGTACTTCATTAGAAGTGTTGGACCTTGGAAACAACAAGATTATGGATCTCTTTCCGTGTTTGTTGAAGAACATATCCACACTCCGGGTATTGGTCTTACGAAACAATAATTTCCATGGTCACATTGGATGTCCAAAGACAACCGGCACATGGCATATGCTTCAAATAGTGGATCTGGCCATCAACAATTTCACTGGCAAGCTACCTGGAAACTCCTTTAGAAGGTGGGAGGCAATGATGTCTGATGAAAACCAAGCTGAATCCAAGGTAAAACATATCCAATATCAGTTTCTTCAATATGGTAACCAAATATATTATCGTGATTCAGTAACAGTTACAATAAAAGGTCAACGGATGGATCTGATTAAGATTCTAACTGCCTTCACTTCGATCGACTTCTCATCCAACCATTTTGAAGGGGAGATACCAAATGAGCTATTTGATTTTAAGTCACTCTTTGCACTTAACTTGTCAAATAATGCCTTCTCTGGTCAAATTCCACAATCAATTAGAAATATGAAGGAGCTTGAGTCCTTAGACTTATCAAACAATTCACTGGGAGGAAACATTCCCACAGAACTAGGAACTTTATTCTTCCTATCAGTCCTGAACCTCTCCTTTAATGATTTAGTGGGAAAGATACCAACAGGTACCCAACTTCAGTCATTTCCAGCTTCTTCCTTTCAAGGAAATGATGGCCTCTACGGTCCTCCATTGACTAAAGAACTGGATCCCAGACAGCCACGGGTGGTACAAGAACATGAAACATTAGTTTCTACAATTGAGTGGAATTTTATTAGTGTGGAAGTGGGACTCATATTTGGCCATGGAATGATTTTTGGTCCACTCTCGTTTTGGAAGCAATGGAGGATATGGTATTGGAAACTTATTAACAAAATTCTGTGTTGGATCTTTCCTCAACTGTACTTTGAATATGCAACCAAGAGAGGTCAAACCTATGCAACTCTAAGATGGCAGCATTAG
- the LOC114166913 gene encoding uncharacterized protein LOC114166913 isoform X1, whose protein sequence is MGTCSYTCRSSSISFRDLKINFSTSSKSKSKPEVSTHSSPRSTQPPRLEVQIPTPITPQANIQQGPSFSFSLPLPSASQASIQQGPKYACPPPPFAPQPRTLKVRISSTSQPPIAPQCNSQPPHQSFPVSEPTIPTTSHSYSENEEEENEETELQVDEQRPATRKRAWFVNVIDDQGKRITKQLRTNDVWHLPPSERIVVQWNNEGQPIADGGALLNRFLGSIARNSNSLPISYSSWKKIPKDYKEDVVKNTIQAKFDVHSDVHISHILKSLNIKWRDHRQELWQLRNDGTRTRDELITMVPAGIDRDHWASFVDYRLNSKTKEHALKNKDNRAKQTIAHTCGSKSIARKRDEMEKECGHKVSRGEVWIATQG, encoded by the exons ATGGGGACATGTAGTTACACCTGCAGGTCATCATCAATCTCATTCAG AGACTTGAAGATAAACTTTTCAACCTCAAGTAAGTCTAAGTCAAAACCTGAAGTGAGTACTCATTCTTCACCTCGTAGTACTCAACCTCCAAGACTTGAAGTACAAATTCCAACCCCAATTACACCTCAAGCAAATATTCAACAAGGtccttcattttcattttcccttccaCTTCCATCTGCATCTCAAGCAAGTATTCAACAAGGTCCTAAGTATGCTTGTCCTCCACCTCCATTTGCACCTCAGCCAA GAACCTTGAAAGTGAGGATATCTTCAACTAGCCAACCCCCAATTGCACCTCAATGTAATTCTCAGCCACCACATCAATCTTTTCCTGTATCTGAACCAACAATACCAACTACATCACATTCATATTCTGAaaatgaagaggaagaaaatgaGGAGACTGAGTTGCAAGTAGATGAACAAAGGCCTGCAACCCGAAAAAGAGCATGGTTTGTTAATGTCATTG ATGATCAAGGAAAGAGAATTACAAAACAACTACGAACCAATGATGTGTGGCATTTACCTCCTAGTGAAAGGATTGTTGTGCAGTGGAATAATGAGGGTCAACCAATTGCAGATGGTGGAGCATTATTGAATAGGTTCTTGGGTAGCATTGCAAGAAACTCTAATTCTCTTCCTATTAGTTATTCTAGTTGGAAGAAGATTCCTAAAGATTATAAAGAAGACGTAGTTAAGAATACTATTCAG gCTAAGTTTGATGTCCATTCTGATGTTCATATAAGCCACATCCTCAAATCACTTAACATAAAGTGGAGAGACCACCGACAGGAATTGTGGCAACTTAGAAATGATGGAACACGTACTAGAGATGAATTGATCACAATGGTTCCAGCAGGAATAGATAGAGATCATTGGGCTTCTTTTGTGGATTATCGactaaattcaaaaacaaag GAGCATGCtctgaaaaataaagataataggGCAAAGCAAACCATTGCTCACACATGTGGATCTAAGAGCATTGCAAGGAAAAGAGATGAAATG gaaaaagaGTGTGGCCACAAGGTTAGTAGAGGAGAGGTATGGATAGCAACACAAGGTTAA